The following proteins are encoded in a genomic region of Bernardetia sp. MNP-M8:
- a CDS encoding AAA family ATPase, with protein MIESIFIKNYRNIEELELKNLKPINLITGKNNTGKTSLLEAFGIMVSQDSYKFFIKTAMQHSGVKYDIDNFHSFPSENNIKILSSLFKDRYIDENNRVSIQTRGNNSYKSIDFYLFEKAYNSTEEQRTYEKAWFLARNVKDSNSNFNNVLPLGNRKLLDILHNTSTTVKNNFLYFVESNINFNTQNSLLFDKISLTHKEKYVIEALHIIEPTLERIAFVDDGFNRRKAMVRLSDTEEIVPLESMGDGINRILTIILSLLNAENGYLLIDEVENGLHYSVQEDLWKIIFYLSEKLNIQVLATTHSNDCISSFENVLNDSEIEYEGKLIRLDNKKGKIVQVDFDKEELKIATDQNIEIR; from the coding sequence ATGATAGAATCTATTTTTATCAAAAATTATAGGAATATAGAGGAGTTAGAATTGAAAAATCTAAAACCTATCAATTTAATTACAGGAAAAAATAATACAGGTAAAACTTCTTTATTAGAGGCTTTTGGAATTATGGTTAGTCAAGATTCTTATAAATTTTTTATTAAAACTGCAATGCAACATAGTGGGGTAAAATATGATATAGATAATTTTCATAGCTTTCCATCAGAAAATAATATTAAAATTCTTAGCTCCTTATTCAAGGATAGATATATTGATGAAAATAATAGAGTTTCTATACAAACAAGAGGAAATAACAGTTATAAAAGTATTGACTTTTATCTTTTCGAAAAAGCATATAATAGTACAGAAGAGCAAAGGACTTATGAAAAAGCATGGTTTCTAGCTAGAAATGTAAAAGATAGTAACAGTAATTTTAACAATGTATTGCCACTTGGTAATCGGAAATTACTAGATATTCTTCATAACACTTCTACCACAGTAAAGAACAACTTTTTATATTTTGTTGAAAGTAACATAAATTTTAATACACAAAATAGCTTATTATTTGACAAAATATCACTTACACACAAAGAAAAGTATGTAATTGAAGCATTACATATTATTGAGCCTACATTAGAACGTATTGCCTTTGTTGATGATGGTTTCAATCGTAGAAAAGCAATGGTACGACTTTCTGATACAGAAGAAATTGTTCCTTTAGAAAGTATGGGGGATGGAATAAATCGTATTCTGACTATTATTTTATCTTTACTTAATGCTGAAAATGGCTATTTATTAATTGATGAGGTCGAAAATGGATTACATTATAGTGTACAAGAGGATTTATGGAAAATTATTTTTTATCTATCTGAAAAACTAAATATTCAAGTTTTGGCGACTACACATAGCAACGATTGTATCAGTAGTTTTGAAAATGTATTGAATGATTCAGAAATAGAATACGAAGGAAAATTAATTCGTTTGGATAATAAAAAAGGCAAAATCGTACAAGTAG